aaagaattggttaaTCATTGAATTTCTACAAAGTTTTTACAgactttttaaaatattttttagtttaGAAGTTTATTAAgaaattgttaaaaaaaattgattttttcatGAATAAGTTTTTGAAATGTTGTTTGTCATATAGTTGATGTTGTCCTCAACGATCAAAATATTATTCGTGTGTAGTGATTTTATCATTGACTTTTACAAAGAGTCACTATATGCTTCACAGAAAAGGATATCTCAATTGGTAGAGATATAAATATGCAAACCCCCGAGAGAGGCATTAATATTGTTCATATGAGGATTTGAACCACCAATCAAAGCTTATGTAGCCTTTAGTTAGCTCAAGTGGTACCATAGTTTCAGTGTAAAAGCTATATATGTTTTAGTTGTTGGTTTGAATCCTTGCACATGCATTTTTCATGATTATTATTGTGTATAATACTAATGCTTCTCCCTTGAGCTCTTTCAAGTTGTATCTCCATTAGCTGAAGCAATTCACTTTCATGAACCATACAACGGACATAGACAATATCTTCGATTGTTGAGGAAAGCATCGGCTACTTAACAAACTATACTTTGAAAAATTTTCCCTCAACAATAACAAATAACAACGAATTATCCATTCTTTCTCTTTTCGTTCATCCACGGTCGAACAAAATTGAGAAtttctaaattgaaaaaaaaaagtttgaaaattgAATAGAGATGAATGAGAgagatgaaaaagaaaattagagagaaaatataaaaatatttttatttttaaaataaaattacattaatataataaataaatattgagagttaaatttattattatttcaattttaaaagtTGTCACGCTATCTTCCTGTTAGTCACTTAATTACAGctgaaaaaatataaatataaaatgttagTAACTTTTATAGTTAAATGACTAAAAAATCTATTAATAATTGagttattatttatgaaatttacggtaaaatattatattttaaattttaaattataatcttTTCCCTATATTGAATGATATAGACATTAGCCGCCTACAACAATTTCCTCAATCTTTTGATTTAATTACAACTCGGTTTAAATGTTTGAAGAAAAAATTTGACTAGAATTCGGAAAAATTCCATGGTCACTCCTAacaacttattcctctttgataaCCCCTATGGCAAAAAATATATGTACTGCTATATGTTTTATCGAGTGTCAACCATACTTCAGGTTTCTGTTATCCGTACTGATGTACCGCACCGAACCAAAAGTTCCTACAATGGCCTTTCTCGCGGACGACATAACACATGACTTCCTTAAATTTCTCTTCTTCGCATCCAACTAAGACTCTGGTGCCAATTTCAAAGAAGTTACCTTCTCGAGATCGTGAGAGTGAAGTCTCATTTTCATTTACCACCCTCTTTATTACCCTCAACTGTCCCCTACCTTTCAATCTCTCTATATATATGTAAGGCAATTCCATGTAAGCTAGCTAACTCAAGGGAGCACCAATTTGACAATATCTGGAGAGAGATAGAGGAGAGAAATGGGTAGTTCATTTGCATTTTTTGTGCTTGTTTTGGTCACTATGCATGCAAGTCATGCACGTACTGTGCCTGGCGATGTTGGCCTTGTTACCCAGCAAACCATGATGTCTGATAGCGCGAAGGAGCAAATGTTGGAAGCCAATGCACCAAAGGCAGGTTCACCAAAGGGTAATGCTATTGATGACAAGAAGAATTTTATTTATGGTGGTGTTGGTGGTTTTGCGGGGATGGGTGGCTATGCAGGCATGGTTGGCGGTCTGCCTTTGGTTGGTGGCCTTGGAGGGATCGGGAAATATGGTGGAATTGGTGGTGCCGCGGGAATAGGCGGTTATCATGGCATTGGTGGTCTCGGCGGTTTAGGTGGGGCCGGAGGTTTAGATGGACCAGGAGGTTTAGGCGGTGGAGCAGGTAATGGTGGTGGTGCAGGTGATGCTGGCGGAGGTGCAACTGGTGGTGGCATTTTGCCACCTCCTTAAGTAGAATGTGTTTTGAAGTCCACGTTTATCTAATAATTGCTTTCTGTTCCTTAGGCGTCTAGGTGTTCCAGTTGGTGCTGTGGTTGTTAGATGTTAAAGTCTGTGGTTTCTTTGGGGACAACAGGGTGGTTGTTGCTCGTCCTGTTTGTCGTAGAAACTTAATGTCGTTTGAGCAAAGCATGGTATTGTATCTCTTTCTGGATGTGTTGATCCATTTTCTTGTATTGAGCAATTCTTTGGTTTCTTTAAACATCGATTTGTTTTGCCATCGTCAACCCGATTTCCCCACAAAATCTTCACTGATACGTTTTCTTACAAGGCGAATGCATGAAATGGAGCACCATAATTTTTTTAAGATTTCAGCTTAGGATCCATTAAAAGCTTTACACTTGCATAATCTTTTAAAGGCCTACAAATAAATTAGTTTTCTCGATTGCATGCagtaattgaattatttttaaaattcgtcATAAAATTTATTACGACAAGATGATTATTAGtgtattttgaaaaagaaagataatgGATATTAGATTGAATTTAGATAAATAATattatgaaattatttttaaaatataaatattaaaataatatattgtgGGAATTAGTTTctaacttaattttaattattaatattgttaattagaTTTAAATATCCTGTAACTTATTCTAACATTATTTATATCTTCAAATATTTATTTCAATCTTACTATTGTATTTAATttctaaaataatgaaaaatttaaaatttctgtaatttaaattattaaatataagtaAATTAGAAaacttattataaaaatataacttgCAGAACACCTTTAAAACTTATATTAAAATGTGAAGGGTTTAAGTTGCAATTTTCTCTCCACAAATGTTTTTATTCATTTCTTGCCGTATGTCAATTTTTATCATATGAAttcattataaacttaaaaacctTGTAATATATAATATGCTAATTTTCTTACTCGTGCATACAGTATTTatattaacaaaatataatataattgtatattaattaaatgaaacatatgtataattataaaaacaattattttttatttttatttaagtgaTATTAATGTTATAACATTATCatgatatttttagtttttataaaaaatattatatgtataatattaattaagttaTCAATGGATTATATGTTCTACTGATGTATGAAATTTgttaactttttatttattagcatatttatactatttattaagttttttattgagttggtgtcaccaATTACTCGAATCCCAACTCAGTTAGAGAATTAcgaaaaaatcattttatttattactcGAATCCCAACTCGCTTAGAGAATTAcgaaaaaatcattttatttgcTAAATAAGTTATATAATTATGTAAGTgttttatctttttatatttttataaatcaataaaaatttatccATAATTAGATTTGAACCAAAGACACCATGCATATTAAACTTTTTCATTTACCATTTGAAATAAAGTAATATTTTTTGTatgatttttttctttatatatttgtGTATCTAAACTGTTATTTAAGCTCCTCACTGAGTTAGTGTCACTCTTAACCAGGTCACCAACTCAATTAGGGAAATTACGAGGATGTTCttccataattaaaataagttatattattcaagggtaatttagtctttttatttaagaaaaaataaaaatatacattgtaacgccccgatttttgggccttgagtctgggttcgggtagaagacggcccgaataatttggatgttattattattattattattattattattattattattatttcgtatgtttagtttagtaattaaataaactacgaagggtttatggtgtgggaaaaagtcTGGGGCTCagcccatagctttagcaaaattcttaaattttgcctcttaaaggaatctgggcagtaggccttattaataatttgggctgaGTTTTATCACAAACAAGCAcctggcccagtggctaagcaTGCTAGAAGGGCGTGGGAAGGCACGGCGCGcgcaaatggttgttttttttagTATTTAGGTTGCGGTTAAAATAGGGGTTAAGAGGAGTTGCGAGCATAATCCAACATAAGGAGTGCCCGTGGCGCAGTGGCAGCAGCGTGCTGGGCACACGAAGAAGGCGCAGGTTCGAGTCCTTGCGCGGGCGAAttctgtttatttgttttaaagtgGGCCAGAACTAAAGTAGGTAAGGGTTATAAATTAATTGTGAGAGGATTATGTCATGAAAGGAACTTCGGTGCAATGGTAAGCAGCGTATGTGTGTGTTTAGAAGGTCGCAGGCGAAACTTCCTTTTTATTTCGTAAGTAACCGATGCTTCAGCAGGAATAGATTAAGATTAATTGTGACCCTATTATGGTGTAAAGGAAAGCTTGGTGTAGTGGCCAGCAGCAAGATGTGGAGCGTAGAGACAGGATGAGATTTAGGAGCAAAACATGGAATTTGAACTTAGGAAGGATTTTATGCCTAAATAGGACTCATGGTAGTACCAATTCGGCTATAGGCAATTACATGCCGAAAAAGTTCTTAAAATTTTGGCTTGTATGGgttgtttttcttctttgtttagttttgggtatttttaagTGTTAGTCGATTTAGGTTGGGGCTATTCACATCTATTACTATTTTTGAGATCGACCTTCAttctttttgttcatcttttcttcacCAAGCTTAATCTTCTACTCCTACTCATAAGTCCTTTCTCTTTGATTCTCTTCTCATTATTGCTGAATATAGAGACTTTTCTCCGTGCCAAAAGCCGAACCTCACAACTCTCTTATCCTTCTACCGACATCTCCCCTCTACTTCACAAACTTCTATTCTCCATCTTGTTTCTTCAAAAGCCGAATCACCTAGATCTATTCTCTATTCGTATTTTGGGTTAGATCTACAACAAATTGGGAATAAGAAGGTACTTGGGAACGTTTTTGGCAAGTAAATCTTTGGTAAGTGCTCGGAATCCCTTCTCTATCCATTATTTGGTGATTTAaagaaaagccgaaaacccctatatgcaaagggtgcctgtcgactaaactaaaagggtttagtggtgttatttgatttgtttttctctagtgtggattaaaggctactgaTCGAGGGCTTGGATAATTGAAACGACTAGATTTAGATCTAGTCCATATTCCGacaaaggtaagaactttagtgcctaaggtgttaatgGTCGATTATTGGTAAGGGGATTTGTATATAAGTTGTTATGGATTCATAATTTAACGTGTTAGTAACTAATTGTAGGCAactcgtgtgtggaactcgtcaacgTTTTGTCAaaaaataggtgtgtaaacgacacccactagtagactagatcgacaaaagccgaaaagccaaaatgccgaaaagccggtatttcgAGAAcctgcgagcgtgcgagcgctcgtgggattgtttgtattgataattttggtaacttcaacggTAAAATTGcaaagtgcgcaatttcgtgcacctcGGTGAATTTGGGCTTCGATGTGCCGAAATTGGGTAATAGGCAAACGGGCCCATTTCGGTAAAAAAGTTCGGTAAGTATTCTGAAGACACGTTAATAATTGTAATGAGCATAAAACCCTAAAAatactgataaaattactgaaatacctctgtaaggtaggaTTATCGTAATACccctaaaggggtaagtttacgattacgcccctcgagggtaaataactgttcttacgctataatctgactgtctttctgaagcatgccttgttaagtatatatattctgcatacatgtcatactgcatggggttgggttttgttatagaggaagaacccgttctagtggctgtgccacatattctgacataagcagctttgctgcggattatagttagtgccgcaaccggtgctagcactgtaagtgtagggatggcgtaggcgatttattccccacaagaagtgtagggatggacagaggcaagtgcagggttggatggggttatcacgcattaatcatatgagactgttttgttatgggccaactgtattgaatgggcccaactgtgttaatatgggcaaggcctaatatatctcgacttgtaatagggctacggcccaaattgatactgatatgggctaggcccagatACTCGATATCTTGTAAGGGCTATggccagattaatattgatatgggctaaggcccgcttaacTCGATTTCTGAATAGAGCTTAGGCCGTGAAGCTTGAACCGATTTGGGctttggttgggatactttacacactgagttttccaaactcaccccctttttcccatctttgcaggtgagtcTTAGAtaggtggacttggagctggagggattcagagtggccatgtggactgtttaaaataagtgtttatacattcacttttattttagattatttcctttatgttttcgaGTTTTTAATTTGTACTAAgtataacacccctatcccgtaaccgtcgctggaataggacgagacgttaccagaaattaggaatcggatcagaacGATAAAATTTTGAAccctttcttaaataaaagatcatttatttatataactaatagacacaaacaaagatcgaatttaaaacttataaaagtaaacttccataagatgccatattcgcatggcttatatacaatagtcaaaatatcattctacttatagtctatcctatacatgccataagctaagtccaaatcacatgattactacaatagtagatagtgtgacgaagtgctgacgatccccgagctaatagtaagagtcaacgatctacaaaaataaacaaagaaacataacattcaaagtaagctttcataagcttagtaagtcttaagcaatttaaacagttgaacttaaaaacaaaccaaatgttcgaaatcacataacactttctgagtacaatactatttggccgattatgcacaaacacatatcattttactcgcttatactcaaactcatataaacatagtatttacaaagCTTCctgattaactttaattctttcaaatttcactagtgtatcatttcttacccacacttactttcaacattcatagttaaatggcatatcgaaaactatcttgtaactttacataataactgaatgcacacatatacaaatatacatatgaatttacaacatcttttcatatgcttctcacccgtcagatcaatctcacatataatatatatatgtatcacaTACcagaatcacttaatgtgtaatacgagttcaatttatcatcttagcataggatctcatagtcatatactttatcaaattcactaacacttggcctgcgaggtataaaacccgaacataacaccagcacgaagcctacgggactttaaagtTAGATATAATACtagcactaggcctgcgggatttaacccggatataataccagcacgaagcctgcgggtctttaagcccggatacacatcaaatatcatgcatatttaatcatatattaacacatctcattcaacatatcacattagtagtcatttgctacattcgaaTATAAGCTTCATATGAACACTATCATTTACATTTCGAATCAcaccaatcatcaaattcatttaattcacatttacttaattaggttgttcgtacctgaataatttactttacggaacgaatccacatatcgtattagcccatagtcttatagcaccacactcttaacagtttacctcatcgaagttcacatttaatcactttagtgccaagccatattcggctaccacaaaggactaataataataattttatacacatcatggtttcctttagatatttaataatcacaaatcgtgatatctttaccagcacatatacgacatagtttattcattgtaacactcatttagttcatcaaatttccaaatccaattcaacttaagcataatagtcataatcggcttatagccttaaatcattacatattcggcacattaaccaaataaaatttacattctccttgccatattaatttaactcttaggaaTATAAaagggaatcaagcttaaacacttaagaacttaccttgaaggttgccgaatgattacaacggctattcgattactttctcttttcccttatccgaatttgcccctctatgctcttgagcttaaattcaaagattttaaactagtcattattcaactattcaagcatcactttcaaaatataatatatatatatatatatacattcgactttcacacctactgatcgtagtaagcttataagaaatcaataagcaactcattaacaaattttttttgtcaatgtttaccacataatcataattccactgcaagctgtcttcctgagtaacagtcactaaatcatttataactagagctacgaaactccaaatcaagtgccgttaattgtttatgaaaataggctcatatatattttatccataaaatttttagaatttttggtttggccaataaataccagatttttcttaaattttcccttgttttactgtttgactaatctgaccactcttcactatgaatcaaatttctcattgtacagaattcaaaatatgttctcgtttatttcatttgaaactagactcattaaggagtctaagaatataaatttcatcttaggaccatttttgtacaatttataatgattttataaaaacagaacagaggatctagaagtcattctgaccctgtcccacatcacttcaaatatctcattatcagaaattcttttgtttacacggtttgttttataagaaactagactcattaagctttgattacataatttattatgcttctaactcatctcccacaatttattgtgattttccaaaattacgttactgctgctgtcccaagcagatttattaccaaatcactctttcacacataccttgcatgcatgttatttaaacatgcatatcacaaatccatcatcacatacctataatttcacttaagcataaactccatttcaacattttaaagcacaaacattactcaatattatccaagttcacacacaacatgttagccgattttcccccttagcatctaaggcacatgcatgctcatttgcttagctcaacttcacctatcttccattattcatcaaaagaacatgaaacaacaaccatttcccttatttcaattcatgaccgaatgctcacaacacaaccaaaattcaaaaatatgcttcatgagttaaggtataatcaagaagaacccatgaacatcaaaatagaagcaaagtaccaagaacttaccttcaattttcctcctcctagtgaccgaatattcaagggtttcctcccctatttgctctctcaattttcggctatgaagaaccaagaatgaacaaaaaccttcctttacttcccttttgttatttttattattctttattcctaaacattttatgacacaaaatggcatatattaatttgtgccatacctatgccataatttcaataaaaaaatttgcacatgttgttcATCATGACCATCATCCATTATAACTATTATAatgctaaaatacatatattatctaatacccatcaccttggccggccactacacataaaatgggaggtttgacatgcaaatcctcctattttgcactactatttatttggccactacaaattagcctatagcattttcagaaattttcacataagtcctatttcataatttcactcacaaatgacaaaatcaaagcatgaaattttcacacatgcactttcacatgtaataatcacagaatataacatttaattatttttgtgactcaattttgtggtcccgaaaccacttcccgactagggtcaaattagggctgtcacaacaagtccgctttaattatttttaattatttttagtatgttttgttagcttagatatgatattgttttaatggtttgaaattgaatagctctagggcgtgttttaaaaaggttacttgatttcaaaaatatcgcgataacaaggcaaagctttcgcaacgaaaacgttttcaaaattaataaccttttcaaatggttttaaatgaattggttttccctgaacaatcactcagttaaagtgtggcaatggttgtgtgcatg
The Gossypium arboreum isolate Shixiya-1 chromosome 10, ASM2569848v2, whole genome shotgun sequence genome window above contains:
- the LOC108468236 gene encoding glycine-rich protein 23-like; this encodes MGSSFAFFVLVLVTMHASHARTVPGDVGLVTQQTMMSDSAKEQMLEANAPKAGSPKGNAIDDKKNFIYGGVGGFAGMGGYAGMVGGLPLVGGLGGIGKYGGIGGAAGIGGYHGIGGLGGLGGAGGLDGPGGLGGGAGNGGGAGDAGGGATGGGILPPP